In Rubrobacter radiotolerans DSM 5868, a genomic segment contains:
- a CDS encoding DMT family transporter, with amino-acid sequence MVWLVLVAAGLFEIGMVMGLNFSEGFTKLWPSVLMLVSGGISFYLLSLAMQGIPVGTAYAVWTGIGAAGAVTLGILFLDEPANLLRVLGIVLVIGGVVALRFAEGG; translated from the coding sequence ATGGTCTGGTTGGTGCTTGTGGCGGCTGGTCTGTTCGAGATCGGGATGGTGATGGGGTTGAACTTCTCCGAGGGGTTCACGAAGTTGTGGCCGAGTGTCTTGATGCTCGTGTCCGGGGGGATAAGCTTCTACCTGCTCTCCCTGGCGATGCAGGGCATCCCGGTCGGGACGGCGTACGCGGTGTGGACCGGGATCGGGGCCGCCGGGGCGGTAACGCTCGGCATCCTCTTTCTGGATGAGCCCGCGAACCTTCTTAGGGTTCTCGGCATCGTGCTCGTTATCGGCGGGGTCGTCGCCCTGCGCTTTGCCGAGGGCGGCTAG
- a CDS encoding DUF418 domain-containing protein encodes MTKRPEKKDRIELLDVLRGVAILGTLGSNVWLFSYVSSPENPLFNTEVRPWESLDEFLATTTLFFTNGKFLALLTVLFGVGLEIQYRSARRRGLPWPSRYLWRSALLFFEGFLHYVLVFEYDILMGYALSAIVVAFIVGRSDRFIRRAMWAAGGLHLALFGLASVALAALTLTAPEAASFSLYSPEAARVYASGSYVDQVLYRLDNLVLYRIEPLFIIPMNVFLYLLGVRLMRSGAFVPDEAGRRIRRKMLRYGLLLGVPLNALVFFPGGLFDLPVRYFFAPVLALGYVGIVALLLDGGALRWLADRLAEVGRLALSCYILQNVLASAVFYGWGLGLAGAFGAVGTLGVMGGIWAALALFSNLWLRCFSQGPFEWLMRSLAALPFRKRKPKAG; translated from the coding sequence GTGACGAAACGGCCTGAAAAGAAAGACCGGATAGAGCTTCTCGACGTGCTCAGGGGCGTCGCGATCCTCGGGACGCTCGGCTCGAACGTCTGGCTCTTCTCGTACGTCTCAAGCCCGGAGAACCCGCTCTTCAACACGGAAGTGCGTCCCTGGGAGTCGCTCGACGAGTTCCTCGCGACGACGACGCTCTTCTTCACGAACGGGAAGTTCCTCGCGCTGCTGACAGTTCTCTTCGGGGTGGGGTTGGAGATCCAGTACAGGTCCGCCCGCCGCCGCGGACTCCCGTGGCCGAGCCGCTACCTCTGGCGCTCGGCGCTTCTCTTCTTCGAGGGCTTTCTCCACTACGTGCTCGTCTTCGAGTATGACATCCTCATGGGATACGCCCTCTCGGCGATCGTCGTCGCCTTTATCGTCGGACGGAGCGACCGCTTTATCCGGCGCGCGATGTGGGCCGCGGGCGGGCTTCACCTCGCGCTCTTCGGTCTCGCCTCCGTGGCGCTCGCGGCGCTCACGCTCACCGCGCCGGAGGCCGCCTCTTTCAGCCTCTACAGCCCCGAGGCGGCGCGCGTCTACGCGTCCGGGAGTTATGTGGATCAGGTCCTCTACCGCCTCGACAACCTCGTCCTCTACCGCATAGAGCCGCTCTTCATAATCCCGATGAACGTCTTTCTCTACCTTCTCGGCGTGCGCCTGATGCGCTCGGGGGCGTTCGTCCCGGACGAGGCCGGGCGACGCATCCGCAGAAAGATGCTCCGTTACGGGCTTCTTCTCGGGGTCCCGCTGAACGCGCTCGTCTTTTTTCCCGGCGGTCTCTTCGACCTGCCCGTCAGGTACTTCTTTGCGCCGGTGCTCGCCCTCGGGTACGTGGGTATCGTCGCGCTCCTTCTGGACGGCGGCGCGCTCCGGTGGCTCGCCGACCGGCTAGCGGAGGTCGGGAGGCTCGCACTGAGCTGCTACATCCTTCAGAACGTTCTCGCCTCGGCGGTCTTCTACGGCTGGGGGCTCGGGCTCGCCGGAGCGTTCGGCGCGGTCGGGACGCTCGGGGTGATGGGCGGGATCTGGGCCGCCCTCGCGCTTTTCTCGAACCTCTGGCTCCGGTGCTTTTCGCAGGGGCCGTTCGAGTGGCTTATGCGAAGCCTCGCCGCTCTCCCCTTCCGGAAGAGAAAGCCGAAAGCCGGTTAG
- a CDS encoding MFS transporter, which yields MFGRLKKVELFVPLAGRAFRRVFAGGALALLADQMFFIALTLLVLEVAGPGLALGSVLAVASVPGAVLMLFGGWLSDQVSPAKVLVWSNAGRALLTGAFAALILTDSIGLWHLYVLAGVLGVIDAFYYPASLAVIPKAVRKEELGPANALVQGAEQFGGLVGPALAALSVAFVGLGATFGAFVVMFLGAALVIGGSVGLMRPAGEAAAEGSPEEVEVSTGGVVEGLRYVWRDTVTRTMVFLFGAFSLAVIGPILVGGTALAEERLGGAAALGALLSAFGGGSLLGLGISSFSWARSGRRGLRMLLVLGTFGVVIGMLGFTEGIVAACALAAAGGVGAGYLGVVMVTWIQERTDEAYVGRVMSLIMFFAVALEPLSYAFAGFLLAVGLEAVFLAAGAVMVLSVLLSAASREVRQF from the coding sequence GTGTTCGGCAGGTTGAAGAAGGTGGAGCTTTTCGTCCCGCTCGCAGGAAGGGCGTTCCGGCGCGTCTTTGCGGGCGGGGCGCTCGCGCTGCTTGCGGACCAGATGTTCTTTATCGCGCTGACGCTTCTGGTGCTGGAGGTGGCCGGACCGGGGCTCGCGCTCGGGTCGGTGCTTGCGGTGGCGTCGGTGCCGGGAGCGGTCCTGATGCTCTTCGGGGGCTGGCTCTCCGACCAGGTCTCACCGGCGAAGGTGCTTGTGTGGTCGAACGCGGGGCGGGCGCTCCTTACCGGAGCGTTCGCGGCCCTGATCCTCACGGACTCCATCGGGCTCTGGCACCTGTACGTGCTGGCCGGAGTGCTCGGGGTGATCGACGCCTTCTACTACCCGGCCTCGCTCGCCGTGATCCCGAAGGCCGTCCGGAAAGAGGAACTGGGTCCCGCGAACGCGCTCGTTCAGGGCGCAGAGCAGTTCGGCGGGCTTGTAGGTCCCGCGCTCGCCGCGCTCTCGGTCGCGTTCGTCGGGCTCGGGGCGACGTTCGGCGCGTTTGTCGTGATGTTTCTCGGGGCGGCGCTCGTTATCGGCGGCTCCGTCGGTCTTATGCGTCCCGCAGGAGAGGCCGCCGCGGAGGGCTCCCCGGAGGAGGTCGAGGTCTCGACGGGCGGCGTGGTCGAGGGCCTGCGCTACGTCTGGCGCGACACCGTTACAAGGACGATGGTCTTTCTTTTCGGGGCGTTCAGCCTCGCGGTCATAGGGCCGATCCTCGTCGGCGGGACGGCGCTCGCCGAGGAGCGGCTCGGCGGGGCGGCGGCGCTCGGGGCGCTTCTCTCGGCGTTCGGGGGCGGTTCGCTTCTCGGGCTCGGGATCTCGTCGTTCTCCTGGGCGCGGAGCGGCAGACGAGGACTCAGGATGCTTCTCGTGCTCGGGACTTTCGGGGTCGTTATCGGGATGCTGGGGTTCACGGAGGGCATCGTCGCCGCGTGCGCGCTTGCGGCCGCCGGAGGCGTCGGGGCCGGATACCTCGGGGTGGTGATGGTTACCTGGATCCAGGAAAGAACCGACGAGGCTTACGTCGGGCGGGTGATGAGCCTGATCATGTTCTTCGCCGTCGCCCTCGAACCGCTCTCCTACGCCTTCGCCGGTTTCCTTCTCGCCGTCGGGCTCGAAGCGGTCTTTCTGGCCGCCGGGGCGGTGATGGTCCTTTCCGTTCTTCTGAGCGCCGCGAGCCGAGAGGTGAGGCAGTTCTGA
- a CDS encoding SDR family NAD(P)-dependent oxidoreductase, with translation MAERLDGTVALITGASSGIGAAAARTLAGHGAAVSLVARRKDRLDELVEEIEAAGGKALAIEADVTGQDRARNAVERTVSELGRLDTVFNNAGVMLLGPVEGAPTEEWDRMVDLNVKGLLYVAHAALPHLLRAAEDGPRGVADLVNTSSVAGRRARVGSAVYNLTKFGVGAFSESLRQEVAGRHVRVSLVEPGVVDTELQSHLREEIREQTRERFAKIEMLQSEDIADAVAYIVTRPRRVAINEVLIRPTEQAD, from the coding sequence GTGGCCGAGAGACTCGATGGAACGGTAGCCCTTATAACCGGTGCGAGCAGCGGTATCGGTGCGGCGGCGGCGAGGACGCTCGCCGGGCACGGGGCGGCGGTCTCGCTCGTGGCGAGAAGAAAGGACCGGCTCGACGAACTCGTCGAGGAGATCGAGGCCGCGGGCGGCAAGGCGCTTGCGATCGAGGCCGACGTTACCGGACAGGACAGGGCCCGGAACGCCGTCGAGCGGACCGTCTCAGAGCTCGGCCGCCTCGACACCGTCTTCAATAACGCCGGGGTCATGCTCCTCGGTCCCGTAGAGGGCGCTCCGACCGAGGAGTGGGACCGGATGGTCGACCTGAACGTGAAGGGCCTCCTGTACGTCGCTCACGCGGCGCTCCCACACCTGCTCCGGGCTGCCGAAGACGGACCGAGGGGCGTCGCGGACCTCGTGAACACCTCATCGGTCGCCGGGCGTCGGGCGCGGGTCGGGTCGGCGGTCTACAACCTGACGAAGTTCGGGGTCGGGGCGTTCAGCGAGTCTTTGCGCCAGGAGGTCGCCGGGAGGCACGTCCGGGTCTCGCTCGTCGAGCCGGGCGTTGTGGACACCGAGCTTCAGAGCCACCTGCGAGAGGAAATCCGGGAGCAGACCCGCGAACGTTTCGCGAAGATAGAGATGCTTCAGTCGGAGGACATCGCCGACGCGGTCGCCTACATCGTTACCCGCCCGAGGCGCGTCGCGATAAACGAGGTGCTCATACGTCCGACCGAGCAGGCGGACTAG
- a CDS encoding TetR/AcrR family transcriptional regulator: MAESRRSQEERREATRRALLRAGRELFAERGYYEASQEEIASRAGLTRGALYHHFEGGKRGLFREVVVQMQEEIEAEILAVARERYERTGDAFEAYLASFEAYLEACLREDVKVVLMKDGASVLGWKEWYEIDAGYGLAQTEAGLGRLMELGVMEQQPVRPLARLMYGASLEAAMYVVDAEEPESAKREVVRLTRKLLEGLLVREEQR; encoded by the coding sequence GTGGCGGAGAGCAGGCGCAGTCAGGAGGAGCGGCGGGAGGCGACGCGGCGGGCGTTGCTGCGTGCGGGGCGAGAGTTGTTTGCGGAGCGGGGGTATTACGAGGCGTCGCAGGAGGAGATCGCAAGCCGGGCCGGGCTTACGCGGGGGGCGCTCTACCACCACTTCGAGGGGGGGAAGCGAGGGCTTTTCCGGGAGGTTGTTGTGCAGATGCAGGAGGAGATCGAGGCGGAGATCCTCGCGGTTGCCCGGGAGCGTTACGAGCGAACGGGAGACGCTTTCGAGGCGTACTTGGCGAGCTTCGAGGCGTACCTGGAGGCGTGTCTCAGGGAGGACGTGAAGGTCGTTCTGATGAAGGACGGAGCGTCGGTGCTCGGGTGGAAGGAGTGGTACGAGATCGACGCCGGGTACGGGCTCGCACAGACGGAGGCGGGGCTCGGGAGGCTGATGGAGCTTGGCGTGATGGAGCAGCAGCCCGTGAGGCCGCTCGCGCGCCTCATGTACGGAGCCTCGCTTGAAGCCGCGATGTACGTTGTCGATGCGGAGGAGCCGGAGAGCGCCAAGCGGGAGGTTGTCCGGCTTACAAGAAAGCTTCTTGAGGGTTTGCTCGTCCGGGAGGAGCAGAGGTGA